One stretch of Epinephelus lanceolatus isolate andai-2023 chromosome 15, ASM4190304v1, whole genome shotgun sequence DNA includes these proteins:
- the kcnk3b gene encoding potassium channel subfamily K member 3, protein MKRQNARTLALIISILTYLVVGAAVFETLESKQEKNHKRKLDARKYELMRKYNLTKENFEELEHVVLQLKPHKAGVQWKFAGSFYFAITVITTIGYGHAAPSTDSGKVFCMFYALLGIPLTLVMFQSLGERINTFVRYLLHQAKKCLGMRHTEVSMANMVTVGFFSCMSTLCVGAVAFSHCEGWSFLHAFYYCFITLTTIGFGDYVALQRDDALQNDPRYVAFCFVYILMGLTVIGAFLNLVVLRFLTMNTEDERRDAKQRALMSISKPRGEVAHLLPVSASASSTPVADDPTKGKDLKGVYTEVLHFQTICSCLWYRSKEKEQGSIPNMIPQELTFSDAYMQQNSNCSHYMEPGSTGCVCSPRQCSSISSITTGLHILSPFRMFKRRSSV, encoded by the exons ATGAAGAGACAAAACGCCCGGACTCTCGCCCTCATCATCAGCATCCTCACCTACCTGGTGGTCGGAGCGGCCGTGTTCGAGACCCTGGAGTCGAAGCAGGAGAAGAATCACAAGAGGAAGCTCGACGCCAGAAAGTACGAACTCATGCGCAAATACAACTTAACCAAAGAGAACTTCGAGGAGCTGGAGCACGTCGTGTTGCAGCTCAAACCTCACAAAGCGGGAGTGCAGTGGAAATTTGCGGGCTCCTTCTACTTCGCCATCACTGTGATAACGACCATAG GTTACGGCCATGCAGCGCCCAGCACCGACTCAGGGAAAGTGTTCTGCATGTTCTACGCCCTCCTGGGGATCCCGCTCACGCTGGTCATGTTCCAGAGCCTGGGTGAGCGGATCAACACGTTCGTCAGGTACCTGCTGCACCAAGCCAAGAAGTGCCTGGGAATGCGTCACACCGAGGTCTCCATGGCAAACATGGTGACAGTGGGCTTCTTCTCCTGCATGAGCACCCTGTGCGTGGGGGCCGTGGCGTTCTCCCACTGCGAGGGATGGAGCTTCCTCCATGCCTTCTACTACTGCTTCATCACGCTCACCACCATCGGGTTCGGAGACTACGTGGCTCTGCAGAGGGACGACGCGCTGCAGAACGACCCTCGGTACGTGGCTTTCTGCTTCGTCTACATCCTGATGGGGCTGACGGTGATCGGAGCATTCCTGAACCTGGTGGTGCTTCGCTTCCTGACCATGAACACCGAGGACGAGCGCAGGGACGCCAAGCAGAGGGCCCTGATGTCCATCAGTAAGCCCAGAGGAGAGGTGGCTCATCTTCTGCCGGTGTCAGCCTCGGCCTCTTCCACGCCTGTAGCCGACGACCCAACAAAGGGGAAGGATTTAAAAGGTGTCTACACGGAGGTGCTGCACTTCCAGACTATATGCTCCTGCCTGTGGTACAGGAGCAAGGAGAAGGAGCAGGGCTCCATCCCCAACATGATCCCTCAAGAGCTGACGTTCTCTGATGCCTACATGCAGCAGAACAGTAACTGTTCTCACTACATGGAGCCTGGATCAACAGGCTGCGTTTGCAGTCCACGTCAGTGTTCAAGCATAAGCTCCATAACAACGGGTCTACACATTCTCTCCCCGTTCAGGATGTTTAAGAGACGCAGCTCCGTATAG
- the LOC117266657 gene encoding mitochondrial amidoxime-reducing component 1-like produces MDVKELAVNALVQNKKAALLIGAGVAVLGLGLGYKYLRKSEKVVRVGVVSQLLVHPLKSGKAVSVALAECHKLGLKFGELQDRHWLVVTEDGHMVTGRQQPRLVLVSLTCDGAHVCLNGPNMEELQFPIKQPDNAVIECRLYRANSQGLDCGDEASRWLTRYLGEEKTFRLVHFEPQMRMRKRVESKHPFPQNTVAYADVAPVMLLSESSVKDLSSKLEKEVTVERFRPNIVISDCGAFDEDSWEEVQIGSVRLQRVMSCGRCIFTTVDPETGIITRKEPLETLKSYRLCKPSEKHIYKSAPLFGQLHTVKKTGILQVGDVVYKISR; encoded by the exons ATGGATGTGAAGGAGCTGGCTGTGAACGCGTTGGTCCAGAATAAGAAGGCAGCTCTTCTGATCGGAGCTGGTGTCGCTGTTCTGGGACTTGGTCTCGGATATAAATACCTGAGGAAGTCAGAGAAAGTAGTCCGTGTAGGCGTAGTGTCGCAGCTCCTCGTTCACCCTCTCAAGTCTGGCAAAGCGGTGTCTGTGGCTCTGGCTGAGTGCCACAAACTCGGGCTGAAGTTTGGAGAGCTGCAGGATCG ACACTGGCTGGTGGTGACAGAGGACGGTCACATGGTGACGGGCAGACAGCAGCCTCGTCTGGTGTTGGTGTCTCTGACCTGTGATGGAGCTCATGTTTGTCTGAACGGCCCAAACATGGAGGAGCTGCAATTCCCCATCAAACAGCCTGACAATGCCGTCATTGAGTGCAG ATTGTACAGAGCTAACAGTCAGGGACTGGACTGCGGTGATGAAGCATCTCGTTGGCTCACTCGTTATCTGGGGGAAGAGAAGACCTTCCGCTTGGTGCATTTTGAACCCCAGATGAGGATGAGGAAGCGTGTGGAGAGCAAGCATCCTTTCCCACAAAACACA GTGGCCTACGCAGATGTGGCACCTGTGATGCTGCTGTCCGAGTCCTCTGTCAAGGATCTCAGCAGCAAGTTGGAGAAGGAAGTCACGGTGGAGCGTTTCCGCCCGAACATCGTCATCAGTGACTGTGGAGCATTCGAtgag gattcgTGGGAAGAGGTCCAGATTGGCAGCGTGAGACTGCAGCGTGTAATGTCATGTGGACG GTGTATTTTCACCACCGTTGACCCTGAAACTGGTATCATCACCAGGAAAGAGCCTCTGGAGACACTGAAGAG CTATCGTCTGTGCAAACCATCAGAGAAGCACATCTACAAATCGGCTCCGCTGTTTGGACAGCTGCACACCGTGAAGAAGACAGGGATCCTGCAGGTCGGAGATGTGGTGTACAAGATCAGCCGCTGA